The following DNA comes from Candidatus Peregrinibacteria bacterium.
TATCACAAATACAGATTACTCTTTTTTTTGGGAGACGAGAAGCGTCTTGAATTATTCAAGAATACCACCGAACAAGAGACGAATCCACCAAAGGAATTCAAAAAAATCATTTATCTAGAAATCCTTTTTTTCAGTATATTTCCTAAAGTTCTCCAAAATCGCTTGCCAACCAGCGCGTTGTTTTTCCTCGGAATTTTCATTCTCCATCTCAAAGCTCTCGCGTATTTCTACTCCATCTGGAGTTTCACGAAACTCTATTATGACGTGTCGTCCATCATCCCCATCCATGACATATTCGATCAGTTTATGTTCTTGAAGATTGGAATAGGTACCACAAAAATCGAAACTTGCACTCCTGTCTTTTGCCGCCATGGTAATGCTAAATCTGCCACCCACACGAACATCGTTTTTCGCTGACGATGCCTCCCAATCGTCTGATGCAAATGCCCAACAAACGATATGCTTTGGCTGATTCCAGCACTCCCATACGTGATGAATGGAGGCATGAACTATCGTCTGTA
Coding sequences within:
- a CDS encoding SRPBCC domain-containing protein, which codes for MKNTITVQTIVHASIHHVWECWNQPKHIVCWAFASDDWEASSAKNDVRVGGRFSITMAAKDRSASFDFCGTYSNLQEHKLIEYVMDGDDGRHVIIEFRETPDGVEIRESFEMENENSEEKQRAGWQAILENFRKYTEKKDF